A window of Chaetodon auriga isolate fChaAug3 chromosome 2, fChaAug3.hap1, whole genome shotgun sequence contains these coding sequences:
- the parp3 gene encoding protein mono-ADP-ribosyltransferase PARP3, protein MPPKRRAAAAAKAGGKKAKEETPKPKDAFTSAKEALLAAGPQVKMNRKVDEHCSLSSQGEVYEDYDCMLNQTNIGHNNNKFYVVQVIKVNNSYYSWNRWGRVGEVGQSKLNKFDKPENAIKDFEKKFKDKTKNNWSDRLNFVSHAGKYTLIEVDGEQDAEVKVDTVDGQTVKIIKNVLPCSLNDATKKLIELIFSNDMFKEAMECMNLDIKKMPLGKLSKMQIAKGFEVLEEIEAAMNQKKGAARLEELSSKFFTTIPHNFGRNRPPTINNKEIVANKKEMLMVLADIELAQTLKSETEKAQEEMIETVPHALDQDYNSLHCKLSLMDTNTDIFKVIEKYLNATSDDYHKPKIVNVWEVDRETEGDRFSENDNLENRRLLWHGTNIAVVAAILKSGLRIMPHSGGRVGRGIYFASENSKSAGYVRTSKNTGVMFLSEVALGREKTITRDDSSLKKAPPGFDCVVARGTVEPDPSKDISITLEGKKVTVPQGKPIEQPQFSGSNFYNSEYLIYKESQCRLRYLLELNMYD, encoded by the exons ATGCCACCAAAGAgacgagctgcagctgctgccaagGCAGGCGGCAAGAAGGCGAAAGAGGAGACACCAAAGCCCAAGGATGCCTTCACCTCTGCCAAAGAGGCCCTTCTGGCTGCGGGGCCACAGGTGAAAATGAACAGGAAGGTGGATGAGCACTGCTCGCTGTCGAGCCAGGGAGAG GTGTATGAGGACTATGACTGCATGCTGAACCAGACAAACATTGGACATAACAACAATAAGTTTTATGTCGTTCAAGTTATTAAAGTGAACAACAGCTACTACTCATGGAACAGATGGGGCAGAGTG GGGGAAGTGGGACAAAGCAAACTGAACAAGTTTGATAAGCCTGAGAATGCCATCAAGGACTTTGAGAAAAAGTTTAAGGACAAGACAAAGAACAACTGGAGCGATCGGTTGAATTTTGTGTCTCACGCTGGGAAGTACACTCTGATCGAGGTGGATGGAGAGCAGGATGCTGAGGTCAAG GTGGACACTGTTGACGGACAGACTgtcaaaatcattaaaaacgTCCTCCCCTGCAGCCTCAACGATGCGACAAAGAAGCTCATTGAACTCATTTTCAGCAATGACATGTTCAAGGAGGCGATGGAATGTATGAACTTAG ACATCAAGAAGATGCCTCTGGGCAAACTCAGTAAGATGCAGATTGCGAAGGGCTTTGAAGTGCTGGAGGAGATCGAGGCAGCTatgaaccaaaaaaaaggaGCCGCACGTCTGGAAGAACTTTCCTCCAAGTTCTTCACCACAATCCCACACAACTTTGGCCGGAACAGACCGCCAACTatcaacaacaaagaaattgtGGCGAACAAGAAAGAGATGCTTATg GTGTTGGCTGATATTGAACTTGCCCAGACTCTGAAGTCAGAGACTGAAAAGGCTCAGGAAGAGATGATAGAGACAGTTCCTCACGCTCTAGACCAGGACTACAATTCTCTCCATTGCAAGCTCTCTCTAATGGACACAAATACAGATATATTCAAG gTCATTGAAAAGTACTTGAACGCAACTTCCGATGACTATCATAAACCAAAAATTGTCAATGTTTGGGAAGTGGATCGAGAGACAGAG GGGGACCGGTTTAGTGAAAACGATAATTTGGAGAACCGCCGCCTGCTGTGGCACGGTACAAACATTGCCGTTGTGGCAGCCATCCTGAAGAGCGGCCTGAGAATCATGCCCCACTCAGGAGGCCGCGTTGGTCGTGGCATCTACTTTGCATCCGAAAACAGCAAGTCTGCAGGTTACG TGCGCACCTCGAAAAATACCGGAGTGATGTTTCTGAGTGAGGTTGCGCTTGGAAGAGAAAAGACCATTACCAGAGACGACAGTTCCTTGAAGAAGGCTCCTCCAGGCTTTGATTGTGTGGTGGCACGAGGAACCGTCGAGCCAG ATCCATCCAAGGACATCTCAATCACCCTGGAGGGCAAGAAGGTTACTGTGCCTCAGGGTAAGCCCATAGAGCAGCCCCAGTTCTCAGGTAGCAACTTCTACAACAGTGAGTATCTCATCTACAAAGAGAGCCAGTGTCGCCTTCGCTACCTGCTGGAGCTGAACATGTATGACTAA